A window of the Linepithema humile isolate Giens D197 chromosome 4, Lhum_UNIL_v1.0, whole genome shotgun sequence genome harbors these coding sequences:
- the LOC136999749 gene encoding uncharacterized protein gives MSSSEKFKCGYCGWIIWRDKSGQISHGCFGKCKELLMDKDKNLFRNENETGGNSTIEESTYEKENIDENLEEHIDIDKLDEDLISAVKERPALYDFRIPVKERGRKQKDSLWREVSVRLKGLYTATEAEKR, from the exons atgtCGTCATCG gAGAAATTCAAATGTGGATATTGTGGCTGGATTATTTGGCGTGATAAAAGTGGACAGATTTCACATGGTTGCTTTGGAAAgtgtaaagaattattaatggataaggataaaaatctttttagaaATG AGAATGAGACTGGTGGAAATAGCACTATTGAAGAAAGTACCtacgagaaagaaaatattgatgaaaatcTTGAGGAACACATTGATATCGATAAACTAGATGAAGATTTAATAAGTGCAGTAAAAGAAAGACCAGCATTATATGATTTTCGCATACCGGTGAAAGAGCGAGGAAGGAAACAAAAAGACAGCTTATGGCGAGAAGTCAGCGTACGTTTGAAAg GTTTATATACCGCTACTGAAGCGGAAAAACGATAG